In Armatimonadota bacterium, the sequence GCTCGGCCCACCGTCAACCGCGGGCCCAACCGGTTCGAGGTGTACAAATTTGTGGAGGGCAACCACGACGACCGGTCCAAAACCGTGCTGGGGCAGACCGGCGACTTTGACGGCGACGACGTGCTTTCGTTGCTATGCCGCCAGAGGCAATGCGCCACGTTCATCACGCGGAAGCTGTGGAGCTGGTTTGGGTACGAGAACCCGGAGGACGCGCTGATCGAGCGGCTGTCGGGGCGGTTTTACGCGTCGGGGCTGGACGTTCGGTCGTTGGTGCGCGACGTGATGGAGGCGCCGGAGTTCTATTCGGACAAGGCGGTGCGGCGCGTCATCAAGAACCCGATCGACTTTACGGTGGCGACCATCCGCCAACTGGGCATGGGTCAGACGATGCTGGAGCGGATGAAGGAGGCGATCGCCAATCCGCAGATCAACGATAAGAATGGGCTGAACATCGCCCTGGTGCGCGCGATGGCTCCGGCCCAGGCGGCGCTGTCGGCATCGACCTCGATGGGCATGGAACTGATGACCCCGCCGGACGTTTCGGGATGGCGGACGGGCGCGTATTGGATCACGTCGGCGACGATGGTGGAGCGCATGAAGTGGGCCGACAAGCTGTTCGCCGGAGGTCCGGCGGGCGGGGCGGCAGGGCAGAATCCGCTGGGCGGTCAGCGCGGGGCCCAAGTGGGCGCACTGGCGTATCCGCTTTTTGCCAAGGACCCTTCGGCGGCGGGCGTGGTGGGGGTGCTGATGTCGGTTTTCGACGTCACATTGCCGGCGGCGAAGGTAGACGGCCTGGTGGCGGCGGCCGAAAAGGCGGGTGCGGGGTCGATGAATCCGCGCACGGCGAACGACGTGGCGCGCGAGGTTTGCAAGCTGTTGTTTGCGAGTCCTGAGTTTCAGATGTGTTGAGTTAGGGCGAGGGCCATTAGTTGGGAGTTTGAAGTTCCCTACCTCACCTCTTCGCTAGCTCCTTCGTCGCGCGAAGGTCCTCTCCTGAAAGGAGAGGAAATCGTGCCTTCATATTCCTGTCTCGACACAGAGGGTCGGATAGGGTAGCCCCGTCTTCGCCAAGAAGGCTTCTGCGGACATAATGGTGCCGAAGCTTAGCGTAGACCCTGGGGAAACTCGCAAAACATGAGAGTCCGAGGAGCGGAGCGACCCGGGCGAAGCCCTACCGAAAGTCCCTTCGCATACTCAGGACCGCCGGTTGACGAACGAAACCCAGCCGCTCGTTGATGGCGAGCATCGGGGTATTGCGCGAGTCGTTATCGGTCTGAATCTCTTTGAGCCCGGCTTGTTTTGCCGCGATGATCTGCCTGATCTTCAGCGCGACGGCGATCTTTTGTCCCCGGGCGTCTCGGCGTACGGCAGTCAGCCACTGGTCAACGCGGCCGCTCGCCTGGTCGATGTACGCGCCGGTGAAGCCGACGAGGCGACCATCCTGCCAAGCGAAGAAGGTCAGACGGGGGGCAAAATCGGGTTCCTCGATGACCTGCTCATCGAAGAATTCGAACGAGATCGGGGTTGGCGGGGCGCTTCGCGGCACGTCGTGCCGGACCTCGCAAAAGAGGTCGTACCATTCGCGCCGAAATTCGGGCGAATCGACCTCGGCGAACGACTTGAATTCGATACTGGTCGGTGTTACCGGCAGTTCGGGGTCGTCGAGGGCAGTGAGGTCGAGGGTGGAGACGAAGTCGCGCTTTTGCTCCTTGTAGCTGCGCTTGCTGGCAAACCGTAGCGACGGCTCGTCGGCCCCGGAGACCTGAACCGCGATCGAGAGTACGTCGAGAATTTGGAGCTCTTGTTCGATGGCTTGATAGAGGGCTTCGCCCACACCTTGGTTGCGGAGGGTGGGTTCCACGCCAAGGTCGAGGACGAACTTTTGAGGATGGTACATGCCTGCTATTCGCTGGGCGATGGCGTAGCCGATTGGCGCGCCGCACCGTTCGGCAATGAAGATGATGCGCTGAAGCTCAGGACCGAGGGTTTGCTCGTCGCGCAGGACCTCGTTCGCGCTCAGCTTGTGGGCCGGTGTGCAGGCGTTTTGGAGCCGAACGAGATTGGCAAGGTCACTCGGCTCGTAGCTTCGAATGGTTACGAATTCTTTGCTCTTTCCGCTTTCCATTGTGCGAACTCGGCGGCTTCCACCTTTTCGCGGTCCACCTTCTCAGCGGCCCGAATCATCGCCTGCAGAGCAAGTCGACCTAACTCTTTCGGATTTGGCCGAGCTTGCGCATCTAAGTCTTTCATCTCGTTGCATTCCGTGGTCACTTCTTCGGAAACAGATACGTAAGAATCGACGGAATGCGTCGTGACCATGCCAGTTCGTTATGCTCGGCGTTCTGCTCGATGTACAGCACCACGTCGGTGCGCGGTTTCCAGCCGTTCTGCACATACGCGTCGTACAAATCTCGCGTGTCGCGAACCGCGTCGGCGCCTTCTTTTCCACCGATGTCGATCCAGACGCGAGGGCGGCGAACGCGTCGCTCGGTCGGCTTGATCAGCTTCAGCAGAATGCGGTCATCGACCCAAACCGACGGCGAAACCACCCCGAGGCGACCAAAGATTTCAGGATGAGTAGCCCCCAGGTAGCAGGTGGCCACGCCGCCAAACGAGGAGCCGATCAGGCCGGTATTGTCCGGGCCGGTCTTGGTTCGGTAGCGTTCATTGATGATCGGCATGATCTCGTCGGTGATCATGCGCCCGTAGAGGTCGGCCTTGCCGCCGATCTCGCTGTTGTTCCACTTAAACTTGGTCGGCAGGTACTCGTTTGCCCGCTCCATCCCCGCGTTATCGATGCCGACGATGATGAGTGGCTCGATCAGACCGGCTTCGATGAGGGCTTCCGCCGCCTCGTCGGCGCGCCACTCCTGGTTGGGAATGTAGCTCGTCGCGCCATCAAAAATGTTCTGCCCGTCGTGCATGTACACCACCGGGTACCGCGTCTTGGTGTCCTGCTTGTAGTTCGGCGGCAGGTATACGATGAGGTTGCGGCTGTTGCCGAGGATTTTGGACTCGAACCCGTCGATGCGCTCGATGTTGCCGGTGAGCGACGACATCCGCTGCGGCTGTTGGAGGAAGGTCGTAGCAAGCAGAAACGGGGCGAGAATCATGTGGTAATTCTACTAGGTACCACGATTCGGTGAACTCGAACACGACTCCTTCGTGATAGCGGAGAATGATTATTGGCTCGATTGTCTTCGGCCTTTTGGTGGGGCAGACCCAGGTCAACGCGATGCCAGCATTGGTCTTTACCAGCGGCCATGATTCGCCGCCAAAAGCCGCCCTCGTTTCGCAGTACGTAAAGCAGGGCGACCACATCGGTTGGAAAGTGGCCGACGACGGCTCGTTTGTATACGTTAGCCCAAGGCGCATGGCCTACATCTTTCGTTCTTCGGTTGGAAAGATCAACAATTTGCACGCACTCAAAGCGTTCTCGCAAAAGCTTTCGGGAAGCGAGCCATCCATGAAACTAACCTTTGGAGAATTGCCAGAGGACATTCAGGCTCGGCTCACAAAGTCGCTGGCTCAATTCGATTTTGAGCCTGATTCCGAGTTGCAACTATCGGCGACCGCCTCGACCAACGTATCGGCCATGGGACGGTCGTTTGCCATGCAAAGCGTTCTTCATGGAGCTGAACGGTCCATCCGTATGAAACTGACACCCATTCAGGAGAAAGCGGGAGCTCCCCAACCCGGAGATTTGCCAGCGGTCGCCACTTATCAAATCTACTCGTTAGGACTGATTTTCGAGTCCGACACCTCGAACCTTGTCAAAGACGCGATAACCGAATTCGACCAAGAAATCGGTCGCCAAACCATCGAGGTTGAGAAGATCCTTTTCGACCGATTCGGCTCGATCCAACCGATTCCCGATCTCAAGGCCCGAATCGGTCAGGGAGTCGATTTGAAAGCCGACCGAGACCACGTAGACCCCGTCACCGGAGCATTGGCCATCAACTTGAAACTACAACGAAATCGCCTCGGCTTTAGCGACGACAAAGACTGGGACGAGTTTTCTCAACAAGCGAAGATCGACTCGGTGGGCATCGGATTCAACCTTTCATTCTCGACCCTACGGGACGGACGAGAGATACACACCAGCCTTTCCTTTCTTCCCTAGCCGCCCATCACCGACAGGTTTCCGCCGCACCAAGCGCATTTGGTTGGGTTGCGGGTGAGTACCTTGCGATGGCAGTTCGGGCACACCCGAGCGGCCTGAGTGATTTTGCCGTCCACCACGCCGTCGCGGGCGTCGACGTCGTGGATCGCCTTCAGCACTTCGTCCTCGGTCACGTTAAATTTGTCCTTCAGGAGTTGAGCCAGGGCGGCGCAGGAAAGTTCGAGAGCCTCGATCCGCTTCTCCAGAATCAAGGTGGTCTCTTCGGCGATCATTCGGGCGTCGGCCTGAGAAACCGAACCGGAATAGCCCGCTCCGAGGCGGGCGTCGGCAAGCATAAATCCTAACATGGCAATACCATGATACGACCGGCGAGCCGATGAGGTTTATTGAATCTTGATCGTGACCTCGTTGCTGAGGAAGACGCCCTTCGGGGTTTTGTCGTAATGGCTCTTGAGGTTCATCTTTTGCTCGGCTTCTTTATCAGGCATCAGGGGACCGCCGAGCCATGCTTCAAAGACCGGCGTGGAATCGTACCGGAGGCGGATCGTGTAGGTCCCGGGCTTCCGCAGGCACTCTTTGACTTCGTACTTGCTCCACGGCATGCCCTGAAGGATGTCGCCGGACTTGCCCTTTTC encodes:
- a CDS encoding DUF1800 family protein; this encodes MESSYGQQMGDRQKVAHLLRRFGFGASEAELDYYAKDGHAGAIDKLLDYEKIDDVVNVDPDSFSNGKNVVNMRVAQGIFAMRLVGTMRPLQEKMTLFWHNHFATSSQKVENAFAMLHHVDTLRANALGKFEVLLKAISKDPAMIYWLDNQENVAEHPNENFAREVMELFTLGVGHYTEKDVQEAARCFTGWSYGPPRRGPAFAARPTVNRGPNRFEVYKFVEGNHDDRSKTVLGQTGDFDGDDVLSLLCRQRQCATFITRKLWSWFGYENPEDALIERLSGRFYASGLDVRSLVRDVMEAPEFYSDKAVRRVIKNPIDFTVATIRQLGMGQTMLERMKEAIANPQINDKNGLNIALVRAMAPAQAALSASTSMGMELMTPPDVSGWRTGAYWITSATMVERMKWADKLFAGGPAGGAAGQNPLGGQRGAQVGALAYPLFAKDPSAAGVVGVLMSVFDVTLPAAKVDGLVAAAEKAGAGSMNPRTANDVAREVCKLLFASPEFQMC
- a CDS encoding GNAT family N-acetyltransferase encodes the protein MESGKSKEFVTIRSYEPSDLANLVRLQNACTPAHKLSANEVLRDEQTLGPELQRIIFIAERCGAPIGYAIAQRIAGMYHPQKFVLDLGVEPTLRNQGVGEALYQAIEQELQILDVLSIAVQVSGADEPSLRFASKRSYKEQKRDFVSTLDLTALDDPELPVTPTSIEFKSFAEVDSPEFRREWYDLFCEVRHDVPRSAPPTPISFEFFDEQVIEEPDFAPRLTFFAWQDGRLVGFTGAYIDQASGRVDQWLTAVRRDARGQKIAVALKIRQIIAAKQAGLKEIQTDNDSRNTPMLAINERLGFVRQPAVLSMRRDFR
- a CDS encoding esterase, giving the protein MILAPFLLATTFLQQPQRMSSLTGNIERIDGFESKILGNSRNLIVYLPPNYKQDTKTRYPVVYMHDGQNIFDGATSYIPNQEWRADEAAEALIEAGLIEPLIIVGIDNAGMERANEYLPTKFKWNNSEIGGKADLYGRMITDEIMPIINERYRTKTGPDNTGLIGSSFGGVATCYLGATHPEIFGRLGVVSPSVWVDDRILLKLIKPTERRVRRPRVWIDIGGKEGADAVRDTRDLYDAYVQNGWKPRTDVVLYIEQNAEHNELAWSRRIPSILTYLFPKK